One genomic window of Micromonospora sp. WMMD1128 includes the following:
- the sufB gene encoding Fe-S cluster assembly protein SufB, producing MTEQIVQPLTQEEQLAALGRYEYGWADSDVAGAAAQRGLNEAVVRDISAKKNEPAWMLDLRLKGLRLFGRKPMPAWGADLTGIDFDNIKYFVRSTEKQATSWEDLPEDIKNTYDRLGIPEAEKQRLVAGVAAQYESEVVYHKIREDLEEQGVVFLDTDTALKEHEDLFKEYFGTVIPVGDNKFAALNTSVWSGGSFIYVPKGVHVEIPLQAYFRINTENMGQFERTLIIVDEGAYVHYVEGCTAPLYSSDSLHSAVVEIVVKKNARCRYTTIQNWSNNVYNLVTKRAVCHEGATMEWVDGNIGSKVTMKYPAVYMTGEHAKGEVLSVAMAGEGQHQDAGAKMVHAAPHTSSTIVSKSIARGGGRTSYRGLVQVLEGSHSSRSTVKCDALLVDTISRSDTYPYVDIREDDVSMGHEATVSKVSDDQLFYLMSRGLSEDEAMAMIVRGFIEPIAKELPMEYALELNRLIELQMEGAVG from the coding sequence ATGACCGAGCAGATCGTCCAGCCCCTGACCCAGGAGGAGCAGCTCGCCGCCCTCGGTCGTTACGAGTACGGCTGGGCCGACTCCGACGTCGCCGGCGCCGCCGCCCAGCGTGGCCTGAACGAGGCGGTGGTGCGGGACATCTCGGCCAAGAAGAACGAGCCGGCCTGGATGCTCGACCTGCGCCTGAAGGGCCTGCGCCTGTTCGGGCGCAAGCCGATGCCGGCCTGGGGCGCGGACCTCACCGGGATCGACTTCGACAACATCAAGTACTTCGTGCGGTCCACCGAGAAGCAGGCCACCAGCTGGGAGGACCTGCCCGAGGACATCAAGAACACCTACGACCGGCTGGGCATCCCGGAGGCGGAGAAGCAGCGGCTGGTCGCCGGCGTCGCGGCGCAGTACGAGTCCGAGGTCGTCTACCACAAGATCCGTGAGGACCTTGAGGAGCAGGGCGTCGTCTTCCTCGACACCGACACCGCCCTCAAGGAGCACGAGGACCTGTTCAAGGAATACTTCGGCACGGTCATCCCGGTCGGCGACAACAAGTTCGCCGCGTTGAACACCTCCGTCTGGTCCGGCGGCTCGTTCATCTACGTGCCGAAGGGCGTGCACGTGGAGATCCCGCTGCAGGCATACTTCCGGATCAACACCGAGAACATGGGCCAGTTCGAGCGGACGCTGATCATCGTCGACGAGGGCGCGTACGTGCACTACGTCGAGGGCTGCACCGCGCCGCTCTACTCCTCCGACTCGCTGCACAGCGCGGTCGTGGAGATCGTGGTCAAGAAGAACGCGCGCTGCCGCTACACCACCATCCAGAACTGGTCGAACAACGTCTACAACCTGGTCACCAAGCGCGCCGTGTGCCACGAGGGCGCGACCATGGAGTGGGTCGACGGCAACATCGGCTCCAAGGTCACCATGAAGTACCCGGCGGTCTACATGACCGGCGAGCACGCCAAGGGCGAGGTGCTCTCGGTGGCCATGGCCGGCGAGGGCCAGCACCAGGACGCCGGCGCCAAGATGGTGCACGCGGCGCCGCACACGAGCAGCACCATCGTGTCGAAGTCGATCGCCCGCGGCGGTGGCCGCACCTCCTACCGCGGCCTGGTGCAGGTGCTCGAGGGTTCGCACAGCAGCCGCAGCACGGTCAAGTGCGACGCGCTGCTCGTCGACACCATCTCCCGCTCCGACACCTACCCGTACGTCGACATCCGCGAGGACGACGTGTCGATGGGGCACGAGGCGACCGTCTCCAAGGTCAGCGACGACCAGCTCTTCTACCTGATGAGCCGGGGCCTGAGCGAGGACGAGGCGATGGCGATGATCGTGCGCGGCTTCATCGAGCCGATCGCCAAGGAGCTTCCGATGGAGTACGCGCTGGAGCTCAACCGCCTGATCGAGCTGCAGATGGAGGGCGCGGTCGGCTGA
- the sufD gene encoding Fe-S cluster assembly protein SufD, giving the protein MTTQASAPPTTKSQALRSYDVADFPALTGLEEEWRFTPLKRLRGLTGDGSGSPRGTVRHEYADLPEGVTVDRIGRDDPRMGSVLTPFDRVSALAYGGAEGALLVAVARDAVVDAPVRLRAVGEDAGALAFGHTFVEVGRFAEVTVVLEHVGSATLADNVEVTVADGAKLTLVTVADWADDAVQAQHLKVRLGRDARIVHVQVTLGGDLVRQHTTVEYTQRGGEAELYGLYFADSGQHLEHRQLVDHSVPDCRSNVGYRGALQGDEAHTVWVGDVLIRAEATGTDTYEINRNLLLSDGARADSVPNLEIETGEIAGAGHASATGRFDDEQLFYLMARGIPEAEARRLVVRGFFAELINKIPVEDLRERLGDAIEARLAKAGA; this is encoded by the coding sequence ATGACTACCCAGGCTTCCGCGCCGCCCACGACCAAGTCGCAGGCGCTCCGCTCGTACGACGTCGCCGACTTCCCGGCCCTGACCGGCCTGGAGGAGGAGTGGCGTTTCACCCCGCTCAAGCGCCTCCGCGGCCTGACGGGTGACGGCTCCGGCTCGCCGCGCGGCACGGTCCGGCACGAGTACGCCGACCTGCCCGAGGGCGTCACCGTCGACCGGATCGGCCGGGACGACCCGCGGATGGGCAGCGTGCTCACCCCGTTCGACCGGGTCAGCGCGCTCGCCTACGGCGGGGCCGAGGGCGCGCTGCTGGTGGCGGTCGCCCGCGACGCCGTGGTGGACGCGCCGGTGCGCCTGCGGGCGGTCGGCGAGGACGCCGGGGCCCTCGCGTTCGGCCACACGTTCGTCGAGGTGGGTCGGTTCGCCGAGGTGACAGTGGTGCTGGAGCATGTCGGCTCGGCGACGCTCGCCGACAACGTCGAGGTGACGGTGGCGGACGGGGCGAAGCTGACCCTGGTCACGGTCGCCGACTGGGCTGACGACGCGGTCCAGGCGCAGCACCTGAAGGTGCGGCTGGGCCGGGACGCCAGGATCGTCCACGTGCAGGTGACCCTCGGCGGTGACCTGGTCCGGCAGCACACCACTGTGGAATACACCCAGCGCGGCGGCGAGGCCGAGCTGTACGGCCTCTACTTCGCCGACTCCGGCCAACACCTGGAGCACCGGCAGCTGGTCGACCACTCGGTGCCGGACTGCCGCAGCAACGTCGGCTACCGGGGCGCGCTCCAGGGCGACGAGGCGCACACCGTCTGGGTCGGCGACGTGCTGATCCGGGCCGAGGCGACAGGCACCGACACGTACGAGATCAACCGGAACCTGCTGCTCAGCGACGGCGCCCGGGCCGACTCGGTGCCCAACCTGGAGATCGAGACCGGCGAGATCGCCGGCGCCGGGCACGCGAGCGCGACCGGCCGGTTCGACGACGAGCAACTGTTCTACCTGATGGCCCGGGGCATCCCGGAGGCCGAGGCGCGGCGCCTGGTGGTGCGGGGCTTCTTCGCCGAGCTGATCAACAAGATCCCGGTCGAGGACCTGCGCGAGCGGCTCGGCGACGCGATCGAGGCCCGTCTCGCGAAGGCCGGCGCCTGA
- a CDS encoding non-heme iron oxygenase ferredoxin subunit: MIRICPTEDVPKGAAISVDVDGVQIAVVHGEDDVFYAVHDECSHAAVALSEGEVEGCTLECWLHGSRFDMRTGEPTGLPATEPVPVYPVEVRDGDIFVSLTPSNGVTR; this comes from the coding sequence ATGATCCGGATCTGTCCGACCGAGGACGTGCCGAAGGGCGCGGCGATCAGCGTCGACGTGGACGGCGTGCAGATCGCCGTGGTGCACGGCGAGGACGACGTGTTCTACGCCGTGCACGACGAGTGCTCGCACGCCGCCGTGGCGCTCTCCGAGGGCGAGGTCGAGGGCTGCACGCTGGAATGCTGGCTGCACGGATCCCGTTTCGACATGCGTACCGGTGAGCCCACCGGCCTGCCCGCGACCGAACCCGTACCCGTCTATCCCGTCGAAGTCCGCGACGGCGACATCTTTGTCAGTCTGACGCCGAGCAATGGAGTGACCCGCTGA
- the sufC gene encoding Fe-S cluster assembly ATPase SufC → MSTLEIRDLKVSVKLPEGELKPILHGVDLTVRSGETHAIMGPNGSGKSTLAYSIAGHPKYEITGGEVTLDGSDVLSMSVDERARAGLFLAMQYPVEVPGVSVANFLRTAKTALDGEAPKLRTWAGELRGAMEKLQMDPAFAQRNVNEGFSGGEKKRHEIVQLELLKPKIAILDETDSGLDVDALRVVSEGVNRVRDTGDTGMLLITHYTRILRYIKPDFVHVFVAGRIVEQGGRELADKLEEEGYERYVAGAGAARV, encoded by the coding sequence ATGAGCACCCTGGAGATCCGCGACCTGAAGGTGTCGGTCAAGCTGCCCGAGGGTGAGCTCAAGCCGATCCTGCACGGGGTCGACCTGACCGTGCGCTCCGGTGAGACCCACGCGATCATGGGCCCGAACGGCTCCGGCAAGTCGACGCTCGCCTACTCGATCGCCGGCCACCCCAAGTACGAGATCACCGGCGGCGAGGTGACCCTCGACGGCTCCGACGTGCTCTCCATGTCCGTCGACGAGCGGGCCCGCGCCGGCCTCTTCCTGGCCATGCAGTACCCGGTCGAGGTCCCCGGCGTGTCGGTGGCCAACTTCCTGCGTACCGCGAAGACCGCCCTGGACGGCGAGGCGCCGAAGCTGCGCACCTGGGCCGGCGAGCTGCGCGGCGCCATGGAGAAGCTCCAGATGGACCCGGCGTTCGCCCAGCGCAACGTCAACGAGGGCTTCTCCGGCGGCGAGAAGAAGCGGCACGAGATCGTGCAGCTGGAGCTGCTCAAGCCGAAGATCGCCATCCTCGACGAGACCGACTCCGGTCTCGACGTGGACGCGCTGCGCGTGGTCAGCGAGGGTGTGAACCGGGTCCGCGACACCGGCGACACCGGGATGCTGCTGATCACCCACTACACCCGGATCCTGCGCTACATCAAGCCGGACTTCGTGCACGTCTTCGTCGCCGGCCGGATCGTCGAGCAGGGCGGTCGTGAGCTGGCCGACAAGCTTGAGGAAGAGGGCTACGAGCGGTACGTCGCCGGGGCCGGCGCGGCGCGGGTCTGA
- a CDS encoding cysteine desulfurase, with protein MTSSIAIPAGMPQYDDVPRFDVAAVRADFPILDREVNGHPLVYLDSANTSHKPRQVLDVLAEHYAMHNANVSRSVHTLGTEATEAYEGARAKIAAFVHAPSVDEVVFTKNSTEAINLVAYAFSNASVGAGGDDRFRLGPGDEIVISEMEHHSNIVPWQLLAERTGATLRWFPVTDGGRLDESGLDDLVTERTKIVSLVHVSNILGTVNATARITERVRQVGAMLLLDCSQSVPHLPIDVVDLDADFIVFTGHKMCGPTGVGVLWGRGELLAAMPPVMGGGSMIETVTMARSTFAAPPARFEAGTPPIAEAVALGAAVDYLTGVGMPAIQWHEKELTAYALDALATVPGLRIFGPSVPVGRGGTISFALGDVHPHDVGQVLDSLGVQVRVGHHCAKPVCARFGVPAMTRASFYLYTTTAEIDALVAGLERVRKVFD; from the coding sequence ATGACCTCCTCCATCGCGATCCCGGCGGGCATGCCGCAGTACGACGACGTGCCGCGGTTCGACGTGGCGGCGGTGCGGGCCGACTTCCCGATCCTGGACCGGGAGGTCAACGGCCACCCGCTCGTCTACCTGGACAGCGCCAACACCTCGCACAAGCCGCGGCAGGTGCTCGACGTGCTCGCCGAGCACTACGCGATGCACAACGCCAACGTGTCGCGCTCGGTGCACACGCTCGGCACCGAGGCGACCGAGGCGTACGAGGGCGCGCGGGCGAAGATCGCCGCGTTCGTCCACGCGCCGAGCGTGGACGAGGTGGTGTTCACCAAGAACTCCACCGAGGCGATCAACCTGGTGGCGTACGCGTTCTCCAACGCCTCCGTGGGCGCGGGCGGTGACGACCGGTTCCGGCTCGGCCCCGGCGACGAGATCGTGATCTCCGAGATGGAGCACCACTCGAACATCGTCCCGTGGCAGTTGCTGGCGGAGCGCACCGGCGCGACGCTGCGCTGGTTCCCGGTCACCGACGGCGGCCGGCTGGACGAGTCGGGCCTGGACGACCTGGTCACCGAGCGGACGAAGATCGTCTCCCTGGTGCACGTGTCGAACATCCTCGGCACGGTCAACGCCACCGCCCGGATCACCGAGCGGGTCCGCCAGGTCGGGGCGATGCTGCTGCTCGACTGCTCCCAGTCGGTGCCGCACCTGCCGATCGACGTGGTCGACCTGGACGCCGACTTCATCGTCTTCACCGGGCACAAGATGTGCGGTCCGACCGGCGTCGGCGTGCTCTGGGGCCGGGGCGAGCTGCTCGCCGCGATGCCACCGGTGATGGGCGGTGGCTCGATGATCGAGACGGTGACGATGGCGCGGTCGACGTTCGCCGCGCCGCCGGCCCGGTTCGAGGCGGGCACGCCGCCGATCGCCGAGGCGGTCGCGCTCGGCGCGGCGGTGGACTACCTGACCGGCGTCGGCATGCCGGCGATCCAGTGGCACGAGAAGGAGCTGACGGCGTACGCGCTCGACGCCCTCGCCACCGTGCCCGGGCTGCGGATCTTCGGCCCGTCCGTGCCGGTGGGTCGGGGCGGGACGATCTCGTTCGCCCTCGGCGACGTGCACCCGCACGACGTCGGGCAGGTGCTCGACTCGCTCGGCGTGCAGGTGCGGGTCGGCCACCACTGCGCCAAGCCGGTGTGCGCCCGCTTCGGGGTGCCGGCCATGACCCGGGCGTCGTTCTACCTCTACACCACCACGGCGGAGATCGACGCGCTGGTGGCGGGCCTGGAGCGGGTGCGGAAGGTGTTCGACTGA
- a CDS encoding metal-sulfur cluster assembly factor, with translation MSDDETTTTPETGAVATDSPVTPGGGKAAVGDIEEAMKDVVDPELGINVVDLGLVYGVHVDDENVATLDMTLTSAACPLTDVIEDQARQALTTGPGGGLVNDIRINWVWLPPWGPDKITDEGRDQLRSLGFNV, from the coding sequence ATGAGCGACGACGAGACCACCACGACGCCGGAGACCGGCGCGGTGGCGACCGACAGCCCGGTGACGCCGGGCGGTGGCAAGGCCGCCGTCGGCGACATCGAGGAGGCGATGAAGGACGTCGTCGACCCCGAGCTGGGCATCAACGTGGTCGACCTGGGTCTGGTGTACGGCGTGCACGTGGACGACGAGAACGTCGCCACGCTCGACATGACGTTGACCTCGGCGGCCTGCCCGCTCACCGACGTGATCGAGGACCAGGCCCGCCAGGCGCTCACCACCGGCCCGGGCGGCGGTCTGGTGAACGACATCCGGATCAACTGGGTCTGGTTGCCGCCGTGGGGCCCCGACAAGATCACCGACGAGGGGCGCGACCAGCTCCGCTCCCTGGGCTTCAACGTCTGA
- a CDS encoding LysE family transporter: protein MTGAFLAGLVAGYGVAIPVGAIAVLILGLSARDGFRVGAAAALAVATADGLYATVAALGGAGLAGVLAPVAGPLRVVAALVLLGVAGHGLWRAWSGRREVPRAPAGRGLRTPGRAYTALLGLTLLNPATVLYFAALVLGRRDAADPDPVTAALFVTGAFVASASWQLLVAGGGSVVGRVLTGPRGRLVTGLVSSALIAGLAASTLLSG, encoded by the coding sequence GTGACCGGCGCGTTCCTGGCCGGGCTGGTCGCCGGCTACGGCGTCGCGATCCCGGTCGGCGCGATCGCGGTGCTCATTCTCGGGCTCAGCGCACGCGACGGGTTCCGGGTCGGCGCTGCCGCCGCGCTCGCCGTGGCCACCGCCGACGGGCTCTACGCCACGGTCGCCGCGCTTGGCGGCGCCGGGCTGGCCGGCGTCCTCGCCCCGGTTGCCGGGCCACTGCGGGTGGTGGCCGCGCTGGTCCTGCTCGGCGTCGCCGGGCACGGCCTCTGGCGCGCCTGGTCCGGCCGGCGTGAGGTCCCGCGGGCACCGGCCGGTCGCGGGCTGCGCACCCCGGGCCGGGCGTACACGGCGCTGCTCGGGCTGACCCTGCTCAACCCGGCGACGGTGCTCTACTTCGCCGCCCTGGTGCTCGGTCGCCGGGACGCCGCCGACCCGGATCCGGTCACCGCGGCGTTGTTCGTGACCGGCGCGTTCGTGGCCTCGGCGAGTTGGCAGTTGCTGGTGGCCGGCGGCGGTTCCGTGGTGGGCCGCGTGCTGACCGGCCCGCGCGGGCGGCTGGTCACCGGCCTGGTCTCCAGCGCGCTGATCGCCGGCCTCGCGGCCAGCACCCTGCTGTCCGGCTGA
- a CDS encoding acVLRF1 family peptidyl-tRNA hydrolase, with the protein MSSRPAAGGGRWVEVDPARVTRWVEGFADRHGPPTTTALGYGLLLTAPDGATAELHSPPGARPAADLPGFVGVAAAPRRLGLLLARKGAVAVGVADGTDLMVSKVDTRYVQGRTAAGGWSQQRFARRRDNQAKAALGDAADLAVRLLLPAVGTLAALVCGGDRRAVDTVLADRRLAPLAALRAERLLDVPEPRHVVLVAAVAAARAVHILVR; encoded by the coding sequence ATGAGCAGCCGACCCGCAGCCGGGGGCGGCCGGTGGGTCGAGGTCGACCCGGCCCGCGTCACCCGCTGGGTCGAGGGCTTCGCCGACCGGCACGGCCCGCCCACCACCACCGCCCTGGGGTACGGGCTGCTGCTGACCGCCCCGGACGGCGCCACCGCCGAGTTGCACTCCCCGCCCGGGGCCCGCCCGGCGGCGGACCTGCCCGGGTTCGTCGGCGTCGCCGCGGCTCCCCGCCGGCTCGGCCTGCTGCTGGCCCGCAAGGGCGCGGTGGCGGTCGGCGTCGCGGACGGCACCGACCTCATGGTCTCCAAGGTGGACACGCGATACGTGCAGGGCCGCACCGCCGCGGGTGGCTGGTCCCAGCAGCGGTTCGCCCGGCGGCGCGACAACCAGGCGAAGGCGGCCCTGGGCGACGCGGCCGACCTCGCCGTACGCCTGCTGTTGCCGGCCGTGGGCACGCTCGCGGCGCTGGTCTGCGGCGGTGACCGGCGGGCGGTCGACACGGTGTTGGCCGACCGGCGGCTGGCCCCGCTGGCGGCGCTGCGTGCGGAGCGTCTGCTCGACGTGCCCGAGCCGCGGCACGTGGTGCTCGTGGCCGCCGTCGCCGCCGCCCGGGCCGTCCACATCCTGGTCCGCTGA